The following DNA comes from Mucisphaera calidilacus.
CGACCTCAGCCCACTCGGGCTCCCCGCCGAGACACTCGACTGCGACGAGACCGCCTTCATGAGGCGATTCCTGACCAACTCCTTCGCACGCCGAACCGACGACATCGTCTGGATCTGGGCCACACACGACCTCTACACGGCAAACCCCGACCTGGCCGACTGGGACTGGCTGCTCAACACCGGCGAGGAGTTCTTCAAGACCTTCTACCAACACCTTCACGACCGCAGCACCGGTCTCTATCGCGGACAGGCCAGCTTCATCGATATCCATTACAGCACCGACAACCCCTCATCCGGCTACCCCCTCGACTGGCCTGTTCTCGACTGCATCAATATCTTCGCAGCCAGCACCAACGCCCTCTACGCCAAAGCCGCCGGGGCGCTCAGCGACGCCGCCACTAGACTCGGTAAGACCCAGGCCGCTCGGGCCTGGCTCGAGTGTTCTCAGCAGCTCGCCGCCAGCATCCGTGACCAGCTCATCCACGATGACGGACGCGTCGCCTACTTCCTCCGACCCGACGGCACACGCGAGTCACGAACCGAGGCCCTCGGCGCCTCACTCTGCGTCCTCCTCGACGTCTTCGCCAGCGACAACGACGCCCGCCAGACACTCGACACGCTCGCGTGGAACGAGCACGGCCTCCCGCTTATTCAGCCGCCATGGGACAACGATCACTTCTACCACAACCACGCCTCCTGGCCCTTCGTCGAAGCCTTCTACTGCAGAGCCGCCAGCAAGCTCGGGGACGCCGACGCC
Coding sequences within:
- a CDS encoding MGH1-like glycoside hydrolase domain-containing protein, producing MFKHPLLKDDGAQTDRQTPVVWNTPESAAVLPDQPDPRLAGAPAHVGQLFATALDDIRSNFIQIDGQSYFGAGKLFGPVVYTRDIAFSGLLGLNRLYPRLMDASLRYTREVRRNIGWKVPRNNDLSPLGLPAETLDCDETAFMRRFLTNSFARRTDDIVWIWATHDLYTANPDLADWDWLLNTGEEFFKTFYQHLHDRSTGLYRGQASFIDIHYSTDNPSSGYPLDWPVLDCINIFAASTNALYAKAAGALSDAATRLGKTQAARAWLECSQQLAASIRDQLIHDDGRVAYFLRPDGTRESRTEALGASLCVLLDVFASDNDARQTLDTLAWNEHGLPLIQPPWDNDHFYHNHASWPFVEAFYCRAASKLGDADAIDRGIAQLMTSCTDNGTFHEVTDVRTGERTGSTRQLWTASAFAGLCLDRYPPPE